A window of the Trichoderma asperellum chromosome 4, complete sequence genome harbors these coding sequences:
- the INDC11 gene encoding Protein indc11 (EggNog:ENOG41), translating to MAIPNRKVVITAYGPPSTSLQIVTDNISPPPKDHVQVKILYAGFAGADINMRLGVYPLQSAPPFTPGYCFSGRVSVNGPGSSKFKPGTLVTALTKYDSDAEYINIPEKYLVAIPDGVDPKVAAALPVDWATAYGMVSRAAKVSPGQRVFIHGISGAVGQGIMYLSLLQGATVYGTAAERNHAALKEAGAHPYLYTNKDWIAAMKDLGGVHAVFDALGFESFDESYSILTPNERSVVVAYGNNLNNLTGAKRRNPWIPIAKLMFKNLYFWSNKGAVFYFITRDQKTYEPELQQLLNMTRDGIITPPIKAVWEFDDIKEAHEAWGKGSGMGSPVIRIAHDA from the coding sequence ATGGCCATTCCCAACCGCAAAGTCGTCATCACTGCCTACGGCCCTCCCTCCACCTCCCTCCAAATCGTCACCGACAACATCTCCCCCCCTCCCAAGGACCACGTCCAGGTCAAGATCCTCTACGCAGGCTTTGCCGGCGCCGACATCAACATGCGTCTCGGCGTCTACCCGCTGCAAAGCGCCCCTCCCTTCACGCCCGGCTACTGCTTCTCCGGCCGCGTCTCCGTCAACGGGCCCGGCAGCTCGAAATTCAAGCCCGGCACCCTCGTCACGGCCTTGACAAAATACGACTCCGATGCCGAGTACATCAATATCCCGGAGAAGTACCTCGTGGCCATCCCCGATGGCGTTGATCCAAAGGTAGCTGCCGCCCTGCCTGTCGACTGGGCCACCGCCTACGGCATGGTCTCTCGCGCCGCAAAAGTGTCTCCAGGACAGCGCGTCTTCATCCACGGCATCAGCGGAGCCGTTGGCCAAGGCATCATGTACCTTTCCCTCCTCCAGGGCGCAACCGTCTACGGTACAGCCGCTGAGAGGAACCACGCCGCCCTGAAAGAAGCTGGTGCCCATCCTTACCTCTACACCAACAAGGACTGGATCGCCGCCATGAAGGATCTGGGAGGCGTGCACGCCGTCTTTGATGCCCTGGGCTTCGAAAGCTTCGACGAATCTTACTCCATCTTGACACCCAACGAGAGGAGCGTAGTCGTTGCCTACGGAAACAACCTCAACAATCTTACTGGTGCGAAGCGGCGCAATCCCTGGATCCCCATTGCCAAGCTGATGTTTAAAAATCTGTATTTCTGGTCCAACAAAGGAGCGGTCTTCTACTTCATCACGCGCGATCAAAAGACGTATGAGCCTGAACTCCAGCAGCTACTCAACATGACCAGGGATGGGATCATTACCCCTCCGATCAAGGCTGTCTGGGAGTTTGACGATATCAAAGAGGCCCATGAGGCTTGGGGCAAGGGCTCAGGGATGGGATCGCCAGTTATCCGCATCGCGCATGATGCTTAA
- a CDS encoding uncharacterized protein (EggNog:ENOG41) — MASTLHLRHIPSSSFIRATPTSTFRRSFHQTIPRLQPAVKLEGDKKPEKSKEEQANHAPQPKISNLSMPGVNKSKELTKEQKEEVRQHNKEFEKKFDHGQTAPDDKVDKKFWEGGEGGHKP, encoded by the exons ATGGCTTCAACGCTTCATCTCCGCCACATTCCCTCCTCCAGCTTCATCCGCGCCACGCCCACCAGCACATTTCGCCGATCCTTCCACCAGACAATTCCGCGTCTCCAACCCGCCGTCAAGCTTGAAGGAGATAAAAAGCccgagaaaagcaaagaggagCAAGCAAACCATGCTCCGCAGCCCAAAATCTCCAATCTGAGCATGCCGGGTGTCAATAAGTCAAAGGAGCTCACAAAAGAGCAAAAGGAGGAAGTGCGGCAACA CAATAAAGAGTTCGAAAAGAAATTTGATCACGGCCAAACAGCACCAGACGACAAGGTGGACAAGAAGTTTTGGGAAGGTGGCGAAGGCGGTCATAAGCCTTGA
- a CDS encoding uncharacterized protein (EggNog:ENOG41~BUSCO:EOG092D3P54~TransMembrane:4 (o6-30i51-79o95-114i135-158o)), which translates to MWILPLLGYVGAIVGFCFLTLSIASGLYYLSELVEEHTVLAKRFLTRLIQIIIGVQVALLIDGFPFWATVLGIVCHVVYLGNLRRFPYVQLTDPLFLLSCVLVLLDHYVWFRFFSNHQERAYARSSYYEHVDVPTFTMIASYFGICVWLIPFALFVSLSAGDNVLPTMGTEPVRGVDGKNKPQGLVKALVDWVRGLIGDMAGTGMDRP; encoded by the exons ATGTGGATTCTGCCTCTACTGGGCTACGTCGGCGCCATTGtcggcttctgcttcttgacCTTATCGATCGCGTCTGGCCTCTACTATCTCTCGGAACTTGTGGAGGAACATACTGTCTTGGCAAAGCGCTTCCTCACGCGACTGATCCAGATCATCATTGGCGTGCAGGTTGCGCTGTTGATTGACGGCTTTCCCTTCTGGGCTACCGTCCTGGGAATTGTCTGCCATGTGGTGTATCTGGGTAACTTGAGAAGATTTCCCTATGTGCAGCTGACTGATCCGCTGTTCTTGCTCTCTTGTG TCTTGGTTCTTCTCGACCATTATGTGTGGTTCCGATTCTTCTCCAACCACCAGGAGCGAGCCTACGCCCGATCTTCCTACTACGAGCATGTCGACGTCCCGACCTTTACCATGATTGCATCCTACTTTGGCATTTGCGTCTGGCTTATTCCTTTCGCACTGTTTGTGAGCTTGTCTGCCGGCGACAACGTCCTGCCTACGATGGGCACAGAGCCTGTTCGAGGCGTAGATGGCAAAAATAAACCCCAGGGCTTGGTCAAGGCGCTTGTCGATTGGGTCCGCGGGTTGATTGGGGACATGGCTGGTACTGGGATGGACCGTCCATAA
- a CDS encoding uncharacterized protein (BUSCO:EOG092D3SHS): MSRPEDSLAADVHYDDTEARKYTTSSRIQNIQASMTRRALELLDLKAPSLILDIGCGSGLSGEILSAVDPADGGPHTWIGMDVSPSMLDIALQRDVEGDLMLADIGQGVPFRAGSFDAAISISAIQWLCSAESSETSPTGRLNRFFNGLYASLRRGGRAVCQFYPKNDTQRNMITQAAVKAGFGAGLLEDDPGTKNVKLYLVLTVGNNDNEGGNTDITGVVSGMDNVDVLDARKRLKANNTQIKKGSKAWIVKKKEQMERKGKIVKATSKYTGRKRRIQF, translated from the exons ATGTCTCGCCCCGAGGACTCTCT cgCGGCCGACGTCCACTATGACGATACCGAAGCCCGCAAATACACCACCAGCTCCCGTATCCAAAACATCCAAGCCTCCATGACCCGCCGCGCCCTCGAGCTGCTCGACCTCAAGGCCCCGTCCCTCATCCTCGACATCGGCTGCGGCAGCGGCCTCTCCGGCGAGATCCTCTCCGCCGTCGACCCGGCCGACGGCGGCCCTCACACCTGGATCGGCATGGACGTCTCCCCCTCCATGCTGGACATTGCGCTGCAGCGCGACGTCGAGGGCGACCTGATGCTGGCCGACATTGGCCAGGGCGTGCCCTTCCGCGCGGGATCCTTCGATGCCGCCATCAGCATATCTGCGATTCAGTGGCTTTGCAGCGCCGAGTCGAGCGAGACTTCCCCCACCGGGCGTCTGAATCGATTCTTCAACGGCTTGTACGCGTCGCTGCGCAGAGGTGGCCGTGCTGTCTGCCAGTTTTACCCCAAGAACGATACTCAGCGGAACATGATCACCCAGGCTGCCGTCAAAGCTGGCTTCGGCGCCGGTCTCCTCGAGGACGACCCGGGCACCAAGAACGTCAAGCTGTACCTCGTCCTCACTGTGGGCAACAACGACAACGAAGGCGGCAACACAGACATCACTGGCGTAGTCAGCGGCATGGACAATGTCGACGTTTTGGATGCTAGAAAGAGACTCAAGGCGAACAACACCCAGATCAAGAAGGGAAGCAAGGCATGGAttgtcaagaagaaggagcagaTGGAACGAAAAGGAAAGATTGTCAAGGCCACATCCAAGTACACCGGCCGCAAGCGTCGTATACAGTTTTAA
- a CDS encoding uncharacterized protein (EggNog:ENOG41): MALSSRASKLTTPDPSVGFILDNWNANSNPSGYVNLGVAENYLMHESLSEHFHANLKIPTSAFTYGDFWKRGRTAIARFLSKHLNPVQPIKLEHVAVTSGCTSAVEHLAWAFADPGEYILLGRPYYGAFPSDATLRTGTKLAFVDFKEDDPLGVNCVKRYEDRLLEARARGEKVTGLLLCHPHNPLGRCYSREVLIDLLKFCNKYKLHLISDEIYALSIFENNIDSSPTPEPFHSILSIDPTGLIDPSLVHVLWGMSKDFGANGLRLGAVISQHNVDLMTALGPAVLFSTISSLSEHAFANVLEDDAWVENYIKENQRKLAEYYEYITNWAKKNDIVYAPGVNAGFFIWVDLGRSYLKHQENPDAIKPEDLDGVVMNALLKHKVFLASGERFGSEKPGWFRIVFSHDKDYLIEGLSRIVAAVTSPETLRN, translated from the coding sequence ATGGCGCTCTCAAGCCGAGCTTCCAAGCTCACAACCCCCGATCCCTCAGTCGGTTTCATCCTAGACAACTGGAACGCCAATTCCAATCCATCGGGCTATGTAAACCTCGGCGTCGCAGAAAACTACCTCATGCACGAATCTCTCTCAGAGCACTTCCACGCCAATCTCAAAATCCCTACTTCAGCTTTCACTTACGGCGACTTCTGGAAGCGCGGCAGAACCGCCATTGCACGCTTCCTCTCGAAACACTTGAATCCCGTACAGCCTATAAAGCTGGAGCATGTGGCTGTTACGAGTGGCTGTACTTCTGCTGTCGAGCATCTGGCTTGGGCATTTGCCGATCCGGGAGAGTACATCCTTCTCGGACGACCGTATTACGGAGCGTTTCCAAGTGATGCGACGCTTCGTACTGGAACGAAGCTGGCATTTGTCGATTTCAAAGAAGACGATCCGCTAGGAGTAAACTGCGTCAAAAGATACGAAGACAGGCTCTTAGAAGCCCGAGCAAGAGGTGAAAAAGTGACTGGCCTGCTCCTCTGTCACCCGCATAACCCCCTCGGACGATGCTACTCCCGAGAAGTCCTCATCGACCTGCTCAAATTCTGCAACAAGTACAAGCTCCACCTCATCAGCGATGAAATCTACGCCCTCTCCATATTTGAAAACAATATCGACTCAAGCCCAACTCCAGAGCCTTTTCACTCCATCCTCTCTATCGATCCCACAGGCCTGATAGATCCCTCGCTCGTACACGTCCTATGGGGCATGTCCAAAGACTTTGGCGCAAATGGTCTACGCCTAGGCGCCGTCATCTCGCAGCACAACGTGGACCTGATGACGGCACTCGGCCCTGCCGTCCTGTTCTCCACCATCTCGTCCCTTTCGGAGCACGCATTTGCCAATGTGCTAGAGGACGATGCCTGGGTCGAAAACTACATCAAGGAGAACCAGCGCAAACTGGCCGAATACTACGAATACATCACGAATTGGGCCAAGAAAAACGATATTGTCTATGCGCCTGGGGTCAACGCTGGGTTCTTCATCTGGGTCGATCTAGGAAGATCATATCTCAAACACCAGGAGAATCCCGATGCCATAAAGCCCGAGGATCTCGATGGAGTCGTTATGAACGCCTTGCTAAAACATAAAGTCTTCCTTGCATCAGGAGAACGGTTCGGATCCGAGAAGCCCGGTTGGTTCCGCATTGTCTTTTCTCACGACAAGGACTATCTGATTGAGGGCCTGAGCCGGATCGTCGCCGCAGTGACATCTCCTGAGACGTTGCGAAATTGA
- the IDH1 gene encoding isocitrate dehydrogenase (NAD(+)) idh1 gives MLSRSSLRTAQVLRAAAQPQQLTRSFATVQSDIFKPAKFGGKYTVTLIPGDGIGGEVAESVKTIFKADNVPIEWEQIEVSGVEESALRTEEAFRESVASLKRNKLGLKGILHTPVSRSGHQSFNVAMRQELDIYASISLIKNIPGYETRHKDVDLCIIRENTEGEYSGLEHQSVPGVVESLKIITRAKSERIAKFAFAFALANGRKKVTCIHKANIMKLADGLFRSTFHQTAKEYPTLEVNDMIVDNASMQAVSRPQQFDVMVMPNLYGGILSNIGAALVGGPGIVPGCNMGREVAVFEPGCRHVGLDIKGKDQANPTAMILSGSMLLRHLGLDDHANRISKAVYGVIADGKVRTRDMGGESTTHEFTKAILDRMETI, from the exons GTCCTccgcgctgctgcccagCCCCAGCAGCTCACCCGATCATTCGCGACCGTCCAGTCCGACATCTTCAAGCCCGCCAAGTTCGGCGGCAAGTACACCGTGACGCTGATCCCCGGTGATGGTATCGGTGGAGAGGTTGCCGAGTCTGTCAAGACCATCTTCAAGGCCGACAACGTGCCCATCGAGTGGGAGCAGATCGAGGTCTCCGGTGTCGAGGAGAGCGCCCTGCGAACCGAGGAGGCCTTCCGCGAGAGCGTTGCGTCTCTCAAGCGCAACAAGCTGGGCCTCAAGGGTATCCTCCACACGCCCGTCAGCCGCTCCGGCCACCAGAGCTTCAACGTCGCCATGCGCCAGGAGCTCGACATCTACGCCAGCATCTCGCTGATCAAGAACATCCCCGGCTACGAGACGCGCCACAAGGACGTCGACCTGTGCATCATCCGTGAGAACACCGAGGGTGAGTACTCCGGCCTGGAGCACCAGAGCGTGCCCGGCGTCGTCGAGTCGCTCAAGATCATCACCCGCGCCAAGTCCGAGCGCATTGCCAAGTtcgcctttgcctttgccctcGCCAACGGCCGCAAGAAGGTCACCTGCATTCACAAGGCCAACATCATGAAGCTGGCCGACGGTCTGTTCCGCAGCACCTTCCACCAGACCGCCAAGGAGTACCCCACCCTCGAGGTCAACGACATGATTGTCGACAACGCCTCCATGCAGGCCGTCTCCCGCCCCCAGCAGTTCGACGTCATGGTCATGCCTAACCTGTACGGCGGCATCCTGTCCAACATTGGTGCTGCCCTGGTTGGCGGCCCCGGTATCGTCCCCGGCTGCAACATGGGCCGTGAGGTTGCCGTCTTCGAGCCCGGCTGCCGTCACGTCGGTCTCGacatcaagggcaaggacCAGGCCAACCCCACAGCCATGATTCTCAGCGGCAGCATGCTCCTGAGACACCTTGGCCTCGACGACCACGCCAACCGCATCTCCAAGGCTGTCTACGGCGTTATTGCCGACGG CAAGGTCCGCACTCGCGACATGGGCGGCGAGTCCACCACCCACGAGTTCACCAAGGCCATCCTCGACCGCATGGAGACCATCTAA